The window GGAACCCCGCCTGATATGAAGCAGGTCAAAGTAAAAGCCTACGCCCGGGCGGGCGTGGATGTGGATTTAGGAAACGTCGTCAAAAGCGGCATTCAGGCGCTGGTGCGCTCGACTCATGGCCCGCAGGTGCTCGGCAAGATCGGCGGCTTCGGCGGTCTCTTCCGCGCGGACTTCGGGAAAATGAAGGACCCCGTGCTCGTCGCCAGCGTCGATGGCGTCGGCACCAAGCTCAAGGTCGCCTTCATGGTCAACAAACACGACACCGTCGGCCAGGATCTCGTCAATCACTGCATCAACGACATCGCCGTCGTCGGGGCGCAGCCGCTTTTCTTCCTTGATTACGTCGCCGCCGCCTCGCTCGAGCCCCCGGTCTTCCGCCAGCTCCTCACCGGTTTTGCCAAGGCCTGCCGCGCCGGAAGCTGTGCTCTCATCGGCGGCGAGACCGCCCAGATGCCCGGCATGTACCAGGCAGGAGAATACGACGTCGCCGGCACCATCGTCGGCGTGGTCGACCGTCCCAAGATGCTCGACGGCTCCAAGGTCCGCGTGGGCGATGTCCTCATCGGCCTCCCCTCGACCGGCCTGCACACCAATGGTTATTCGCTCGCCCGCAAGGTTCTCTTTGAGACCATGGGCTTGAAAGTGAACTCCCGCCTCCCCGAGCTCAAGCTCCCGATCGGCGAGGAACTCCTCCGCGTGCACAAGAATTACCAGCCCCTCATGGCCTCGCTGCCGGACGGGCTGCTCCACGCCGCAGCGCACATCACCGGCGGCGGCCTCATCGACAACCTCCCGCGCGTCCTGCCCAAGGGCACGCAGGCCAACATCCGCCGCGATTCTTGGAAGGTGCCAGCCCTCTTCCAGATCATCGAAGCCGGAGGCAAGGTCGATCCGCTCGAGATGTACCAGGTCTTCAATATGGGCATCGGCATGGTTCTCATCGTCGATAAGAAGCGCCAGGCCGAGACGGTGAAACTCACCCGTGGCAAAGTGATCGGCGAGATCGTCGAAGGCGATCAGACTGTCACCATCATCTAGTTCCCCAGAAGGATTTCCCTTCCGAGAAACCTGCCTCCGCCCCGTGCTGAGGCAGGTTTTTTATTTGGGCGGAAAGACCGCCATCGGCTTGCCGCCATTCAACATCACCATACGGGCGAGAGCGCCAGTGAGGCCGCCATTGTAATCGAGCGCCACCTCGTTCTGGCGAACGTCGCGGCGATTATCCTCATAGTCAAAATCGTCGAGGCTCGAAGGGCCACCTACCAACGCTCCGTAAAGGATGTGTGCGTTGTTTGCCGGGTTATTGATGTCGTTGTCGGGCGAATCGTGCGAAGCTCGATGATGGGGATTCATCGGCGGGTTATTTCCAAAGCCGACAAGGTAGCTCCGCCTGGCGGGATTGTCGCCGAGGATATAGTTGATCTGCCGCTTCGCAAACCGGTGGTACATGTAGCGGTAATCCGCCACGCGATCGCTGTACACAAAGGCAAGGAATGCCGCATTTGCCGCGTAGCGCAAAGGGCCCCATTCATTGTGCCAGGCCAGTCCGCCCGGGGTATATCGCACCCGCGGGCCGAACCGCCCATCCGTCCAGTAGTCGAGAAACTGCTCGGCGTCCCTCTTGTAAATGTCCTTGCGTGTGATGCGCGCCATCAGCACCGCGAGCGCGGGCCGCTTGTCATCCCAGCAGGCCGCTGCACCGGTCAACCGCCCTTGAATAGAGTCCTTGTAAATCGCCGTAGCGTCATCGAGATAACGCTTCTCCCCAGTGGCCGAGTAGAGCCATGCCGCGGCCCAGGCCACCTCATCCTGGTATCCGTAGCGCGAGGGATAAAACTCCTTCGCCGCCGGGACAGAATCGCTGTACGACCCGGGGAAGGCCACCGCAAAATCATAGAGTTCGCGCGCGTGCCGCAGCAGGAGGGCCGCGTAGGCTGGGTCCTCCTTGAGAAATAGAATCGACGCGGAGGCCAGCGCTGCCGATGCCTCGCCAGCGAGATCTGAACCGGGAGCCTTTACGGTGATTTTGTAGGATGGACGCTTCATCGTCATCCGCTCCGGCGGCCCCCAGTAGGCGTGGTCAAGCCGCCCATCTCCCACCTGCG of the Terrimicrobium sacchariphilum genome contains:
- the purM gene encoding phosphoribosylformylglycinamidine cyclo-ligase — translated: MKQVKVKAYARAGVDVDLGNVVKSGIQALVRSTHGPQVLGKIGGFGGLFRADFGKMKDPVLVASVDGVGTKLKVAFMVNKHDTVGQDLVNHCINDIAVVGAQPLFFLDYVAAASLEPPVFRQLLTGFAKACRAGSCALIGGETAQMPGMYQAGEYDVAGTIVGVVDRPKMLDGSKVRVGDVLIGLPSTGLHTNGYSLARKVLFETMGLKVNSRLPELKLPIGEELLRVHKNYQPLMASLPDGLLHAAAHITGGGLIDNLPRVLPKGTQANIRRDSWKVPALFQIIEAGGKVDPLEMYQVFNMGIGMVLIVDKKRQAETVKLTRGKVIGEIVEGDQTVTII